The Nonlabens sp. Hel1_33_55 genome contains the following window.
CATATTTGAATGGGGATTGAACTTTGATCCAGCTCTTTTGCCTAGTGATTTATCTTTTGAGCCTGACTCTGTACGTGAAGGATGGCAGCCAGATCCAACCATAACAGCGACCAATGGTAATGAAATTACGGTCCAACCGGATGTAGCGGGAACTAAATGCTATACCTATGAGTTCGAGGATAGCTTTGGGTGTGTTTACACACAAGAAGTTTGCATAGAAGTGAATCCTTTGCCCACACCAATTGAACCTAGTGATTTGATGGTTTGCGATAACTTTGGAAATACTACAACTATTGATTTAACTCAAAATACGTCAATCATGCTAGCAGGTCAAAATGCAGCAGATTTTCAAGTGGCCTACTATCGTCAACTCATTGACGCACAAAGTCTAACCAATCCTATTTCAAATCCCAATCAATTTCCAGCTCAAAATGTAGCTGAAACGATATTCACATCTATAACTAATGCAGCAACAGGCTGTTCTACTGTGAGAGATTTTTTGGTCTCTATTAATCAAGCTATTTATACAGATCCAGCAGATCTTGCCACCTGCGACGATGCATCAAATGATGGGATTGAGCTCTTTGATTTATCGGCTCAAACTGCTGTGATCTTGGGTACGCAATCTTCTGCAGAAGTTACCGTAACGTATCATCGAACTCAGGCAGATGCTCAAAATGATACTAATGCCATCACAAATGAGGCAAATTACATGAACGAGAACTCTCCGATTCAAGCTATTTACGTTCGTGTAGAGAATAACATTGACAACACATGTTTTGACACTGGTGAATTTACGTTGACCGTTGGTGGAAACCCTGTTGCGAATCCAGTGGACACGTACCGCGTTTGTGACGACGCTTCAAATGATGGCCTAGCGACCTTTCAATTACAGACTCGAGATTCAGAAATACTGCTGAATCAAGATACTGCCGATTTTGAAGTCACATATTATCGCTCGTCTAACGATGCCATTCAAAGACAAAATCCTATCAATAAAGCGAGTTTTCAAAATACGGGCAACCCGCAAACAATCACTGCACGTATTGATAGCCGGTTCAATAACGAGTGTTTTGAAACAACGACCTTTGACTTAATAGTGGATCCATTACCGCAACTTCAACAAGCTAATGCTTTGATTGCTTGCGACGATCCATCTGGTGATGGAGTTGAAGTTTTTGATTTGACTTCAAATGATACTACCATTTTGAACGGTTTGAGTCCAGCAGACTTTGAGATAACCTATTACTTATCCCAAGCAGATGCTAACTCATCAATCAACCCAATCACTTCACCTTATACCAGCAATGTAGCCTCTGATATTATTTATGTGCGAGTAAGAGATCTAACGACCAGTTGTTTTTCCACAACAACTTTTGAAATCAGGATCAACCCGGTTCCAAATATTACTTCAGTACCCATACTACAGGCCTGTGATGTCAATACCGATGGGACGGAAGTTTTTAGGCTTAATGACAGGCTGGATCAAATACGTAATGGTCAGTCTGGTGTTAGTGTAGCTTATTATAATTCCCAAGCAAATGCCCTATCTGGAACTATGCCTTTAGATGGCGAAGCTTATAGCAGCAGTGGTTTAGAGAATATTTTTTACAGGTCAGAATTTACAGCGACAGGTTGTTTTACCACATCTAGTTTTAACATTGAAACCGTTTTGCCGCCAGTGGCTGCGATACCTATGACTGTTGAGCTGTGTGATTCTGGCGATGGGACTGCTACCTATAATCTCGCAAATAGTGATGCAGAGATCCAAGATGGACAATCCAATACCAGCGTCACATACTATGAAACTCAAGCAAACGCTTCTAGCGGAAATGCAGCTATCAACAAAAACTTCACATTTACTGGTGACATAACCTTGTTTGCTAGATTGGAGAATACCAATACGGGTTGCTTTGATACTACTAGCATAGATTTGAGATTTGGTGAATTACCGGTACCACAATTGGTAGAAGAAATAGTGCTGTGTCGCGATCCACAAGGCGATCTTGTGGATGGACCCGCAGTCCTAGATACTGGTTTGAGCAATGCAGATTTTGATTTTGAATGGCGTTTTGAGGGTCAAATAATACCTACAGAAAATGATGCGACCCTTATCACTGAGCAACAAGGAAACTATGAAGTGACCGCCATTAACAGTACCACGGGATGTTCGGTTACAGATAGTACGCTTGTCAGACTAGCAGGTGCGCCTGATACCTTTGCCATAGATATCACGAGTGAACCTTTTGCTTTGAATCAGCAAGTAGTTGTGCAGGCTGATGGTCCAGATGATTATTGGTTTCAGTTGGATGACGGTCTTTATCAGGATAGCAATACTTTTGACAATATATCGCCAGGCGTTCACATTATCACCATTGCAGAGCGCAACGGTTGTGGTAGCGTGTCGACCCAAATATTTGTTTACGGTTATCCTAAATTTTTCACACCCAACTTTGATGGCTTTAATGACACCTGGAATGTTGCTGCCGGCGATAGGCTGCCTATATTGAATATCTATATTTTTGACCGCTTTGGTAAACTGCTCAAAGAGCTAAATCCAACAGGATCTGGTTGGGATGGAACCTATCAAGGCGAACTTTTACCTAGTTCTGATTATTGGTTCAAGTTAGAGTATGAATATGATGGAACAACTGGAACAGCTAACGGGCATTTTTCCCTAAAAAGATAAAGGCACCATAGAGATGCCTTTTGTGTTCATGAGATGTATAATTATTTCGCTTTCGCGAAAGCGATAATATCATCAACCTCTATTTAAAAATTAAAGCCTAAACTCAATATGACATTGTTAGTTTCATTACTGATTAGACCTCGGTTAGTGAGACCAGTTTCAAACAATTGCTGACTGTAGCTTCTCTCTGAATAATCATAGGATAGATCGAGTGTAGTATTACCCCAATTATAACCCAATCCTAAACTAAAACCTGTAAGATCATCTGCAATGGATTTATCCTCATAAGGCGATTCTACCATACGATATCCACCACGTAGCGTTAATCGATCAACACGATATTCACCACCTAACCTTATGGTATTAGCACGTTGAAGATTTTCGTTTATGAAAGCATTGTTATTGTCAAAATTTTGGTCAACATTGGGTTCAAATTCTAGCTGGGAATAGTCTTTAGTGGAATAATCAAAGCTTATTAATCCGGAGGTGCCAAATATATAAGCAATGCTACCAGTCAGACTGCCCGGTGATCTTAGATCGTAGGTTGGATAAATATTGATCACGTTAGGTCTAACATTAGCAGGTTCAAATGTCCCGTTTTCGATCCTTGTGGTAAATATTTCCTGAGTTAAGGTTTCATCAATATTATACCAGGTAGGTGATTCATAAGTTGCACCAATCCTCAAGGACTCAGTTAGATTTCCTATGGCTCCTAACTGGAAAGAAAATCCAGTTCCTTCAACGTCTAAGCGGTTGTCTAACTGGACATCTGTAGTAATAGCGTCTGCATTGCTGTTAACTTCTCTAAAACTTGTAAAACGGCTATAATCAATAAAATGGCCATTAAGATTAAGTCCAATACTCCACTTATCTGCAAACTGACCTGCAATATTGAATGATGTCTTTCCTTGCGTTCCTGAGCTTTGGATTTGATTAGATTGAGTAAATGTTCCCGTACCAGTATTTGAAATATATTGAACGTTATTGGGATCATTATTGTCTACCGCGTCAATTACAAAAGATTCATATCCTAAAAACCCTTGCTGTGCATCAAAACCTACTTGCTCACCTAAAAATTGATACAGTCCAGAAATTGTTTCACCATTCATGACTGTAAAGTTATCTAACGTGAAACCGTTAGCGTTATTTAAAAAATATTGGGATACAGATGTATCAGAGGTTCCTGCAAATATGGTGTTATCATCATATAGCCTGGTGGTATCATAGTTGAGGCCTACAGCAAACTTTGATAACAAATTATCTTGAGTGCTTTTGAACACAAGAACACCACCAAACTGATTAAAATTAAAATCGCTATCGTCTGAATCAATACCACTACCAAAATAGTTTCCAGTATTATTCTCTTTTGTGTATCCAAGTGAAAATGAAGCGTAATGATTACTAAAGATCGCAGAACCAGCTGGATTTTGCCCCATTGCGGTCAGATCACCACCTAGCGCACCGAAGGCTCCACTCAATGCTCTATATCTAGCGGTTCCATATAAGTCATCTTGTTGACCATATAGAAGTCCATCATTTACAGTTTGTGCTTCGCAAAAAAGCGCACCCGTTAAAAGTGCGCTTAATATGATAATATAATTTTTCATAGTATTATTAAAATTTATCCTCTACCACCTGATCTGCCTCCACTTGATCTTCCTCCTGAAGATCTGCTTCCTGATGATCTACTTCCTGATGATCTACTGCTACTACCAGTTGATCTAGAACTAGAACTACTTCTAGTGGGCATAGATGATCTTGTCGTAGTCGTTGGACGAGAAGATCTTGTAGGAGTGCTGCGAGTTGAAGAAGATGATCTGGTAGGGTAACTAGATCTCGTTGTAGAAGTTGATCTTCTTGTAGTCGTAGGGTAACTACTGCGAGTCGTACTACTTCTTCTAGTGGTGCCGTTGGTAGGCACTGAAGACCTACGTGAAGTTACTGTTCTAGAATTATTAATTCTTGAGGCCGGACGACTTACACTTCTACTATTTGTGCTTCTATATCTATTGCCGTAGGCATAATTATTTCTGTTACCATAGTAAGCACCACTTCCATAGTAATAACCATTTAAATCTCCACCGAAGTTATACCTACTGAAAAAAGGAGTATAGTATCCACCATATCCCCAATTACCAGCAAAGCCATAAGGATAACCGAATCCAAATCTGTTACCAAAACCGAATCCAAATCTATTGCCAAACCCATAACCAAAATTATTGTATCCGTAAAAGCCACCATATCCAAAATTATTGAAACCATATCCAAATCCAAATGGGTATCCAAACCCATAACCGAATCCAGGATTTCCGTAATAATTTATAATAGTTTCTGATGGGTTAGTTCCCCAAGCAGGTTGCGTGTTATAGTTGATTGCATATTGACCTCCATCTTGATCATAATTCTCACCGTTATAATTTTCTACATCTGTAAAAATTTCGCTTTCTGAATTTTCACCATAAGGCGCAGCTTCTATCGCAAATAATTGCTCGTAATAATTAGAAGAATTTTCTTGATAGTAATCAGCTGGAACTTCTTCTCGCTGATTAACTACAGTTTCATCATAAATACCATCATTATATGAAGATTCCACATAGGAACCACATGAGGTCAAAAATGCGACCATCAGACCCAGACCAAATAGCTTGGGTATTGAATTTCTTAAGTTAGTATATGTTTTCATGGTGTAAATTTTAAAGAGCATTTGATAAAAATAAGTAGTTTTGCAGCCAGCTAAAAGCTTTTAACAGAACACTAATCAAGGTACAAGTTTTGTGCCAAATCCCTTATATGAGTAAAAACCTAACAAGTAGATCAGAGGACTATTCCAAGTGGTATAACGAGTTGGTTGTGAAAGCTGACCTTGCACAAAATAGTGCTGTTCGTGGATGTATGGTGATTAAGCCTTACGGATATGCTATTTGGGAAAAAATGCAGGCAGAACTTGATCGCATGTTCAAAGAAACAGGTCATCAAAATGCTTATTTCCCTCTATTTGTACCTAAAAGTCTCTTTGAAGCCGAAGAGAAAAATGCAGAAGGTTTTGCAAAGGAATGTGCTGTTGTTACTCATTATAGATTGCAAAATGATCCAGATAATCCAGGCAAATTAAGAGTAGATCCAGAAGCCAAACTTGAAGAAGAGTTGGTCGTAAGGCCTACAAGCGAAGCCATTATCTGGAGTACTTATAAAGGATGGATTCAATCCTATAGGGATTTACCATTGTTAATCAATCAATGGGCAAATGTCGTGCGATGGGAAATGAGGACTAGATTGTTCCTAAGAACTGCAGAATTTCTCTGGCAGGAAGGACATACGGCTCATGCCACTAAAGCTGAAGCACTAACGGAAGCAGAATTGATGAATGATGTCTATGCAGAATTCGTAGAGAACTTCATGGCGATTCCAGTTATCAAAGGAACTAAAACAGAAAGCGAGCGATTTGCTGGTGCAGATGAAACCTACTGTATTGAAGCCTTGATGCAAGATGGCAAAGCTTTGCAGGCAGGAACAAGTCACTTTTTAGGGCAGAATTTTGCTAAGGCGTTTGATGTAAAATTTGCTAACAGTGAAGGCACTCAAGAATATGTATGGGCTACTTCTTGGGGCGTTTCTACGAGATTGATGGGTGCGCTTATCATGACGCATAGTGATGATCAAGGATTAGTATTGCCTCCTAATCTAGCTCCTAATCAAGTTGTAATAGTTCCTATTTATAAAGGCACTGAACAGCTGGAAGAACTTTCAGAAACGGTACAAGGAATCATGAAGCGCTTGAGAGTTCTAGGAGTTACTGTTAAGTATGATGATAGAGATACCTTCAGGCCAGGTGCTAAATTTGCTCAGCATGAGTTACAAGGTGTTCCTTTGCGTATTGCTATAGGAGCAAGGGACCTTGCAAATGGTACCGTAGAACTGGCTAGACGTGATACCCTCACTAAAGAGTCTGTGTCGCTAGAAGGTTTGGAGAATCATATCAAAGAGTTGTTGGAAGTTATACAGCAAGAGTTATTTAATAAGGCTCATTCTTATCGTGAGGATCACATCACTGAGGTAGAGACTTTTCCAGAGTTCAAAAAAATACTTAAAAACAAAGGCGGATTTATATCAGCACACTGGGACGGTACCGCAGAAACTGAAGACAGAATCAAGGAATACACAAAGGCCACCATACGTTGTATTCCAATGGATGCTAAACAGGAAGAAGGCAAGTGTGTTCTAACTGGAAACCCATCAACCCAGCGCGTTCTTTTTGCAAAGGCATATTAATCGAAGAAAATTTTCCCAGAGGTTTGCAGGATTAAAAAAAGTGTTTATTTTTGCATCCGCTTAACGAGCAAAATTAATGGCCCGTTCGTCTATCGGCTAGGACGCATGGTTTTCATCCATGTAAGAGGGGTTCGATTCCCCTACGGGCTACAATAACATAATCGGTTTCTTGAGAAACCTAGTTTAAAAAGATATGGCAAATCACAAAAGTGCTTTAAAGAGAATTCGTAGAAATGAGGCTGCACGTGTACGTAACAAGTACCAGCACAAGACTACTCGTAATGCTATCAAGAAATTGAAAGAAACTGAAGACAAGTCTGCAGCTGAAAAGTTGTTTGTTGAGGTAACTTCAATGATCGATAAATTAGCAAAGAAGAACGTTATTCACTGGAATAAGGCAAGTAACTTGAAATCAAAGTTAGCTAAGCATGTTGCTTCTATCTAGATTATAGTTTTAA
Protein-coding sequences here:
- a CDS encoding T9SS type B sorting domain-containing protein; protein product: MKHYLLLIFSLFFSCLIMGQEVIEMPRGTGGNFRFVGCGSDIFTDSGGQSSSYSSSENGQITFCPVIETDRMVFDFTSIQLGPNDLLRAYDGDSTSSPLITTFSNASIPSAVVSASSGNPTGCLTFTFTSNATDNRAGWLARRSCFNPCQTITTSISTVPPIDADGILRICQGDTVQFDGQATFSDDGTGATYQWDFDNGRGLNPGQSQNETFSDAGSYQARFIATDNTGCTDRELIDLVIQVSNDPDFTGTASQDQEICLGETTTLTGAVETVEFLVTPAPPISGTTFLPDGDGVSYQTCIDVEGFSPGTTFTNASNLISMFINIEHTWTNDLDIILTAPNGTSVEILRAGMTGSDRRLGNSNRNDSSTQPNNPAANPPGVGFEYIIREDAPATGIFQNEIAALQQGSSLPAGSYMPSDPFSNFIGSSLNGRWCLSVTDNVLLDNGYIFEWGLNFDPALLPSDLSFEPDSVREGWQPDPTITATNGNEITVQPDVAGTKCYTYEFEDSFGCVYTQEVCIEVNPLPTPIEPSDLMVCDNFGNTTTIDLTQNTSIMLAGQNAADFQVAYYRQLIDAQSLTNPISNPNQFPAQNVAETIFTSITNAATGCSTVRDFLVSINQAIYTDPADLATCDDASNDGIELFDLSAQTAVILGTQSSAEVTVTYHRTQADAQNDTNAITNEANYMNENSPIQAIYVRVENNIDNTCFDTGEFTLTVGGNPVANPVDTYRVCDDASNDGLATFQLQTRDSEILLNQDTADFEVTYYRSSNDAIQRQNPINKASFQNTGNPQTITARIDSRFNNECFETTTFDLIVDPLPQLQQANALIACDDPSGDGVEVFDLTSNDTTILNGLSPADFEITYYLSQADANSSINPITSPYTSNVASDIIYVRVRDLTTSCFSTTTFEIRINPVPNITSVPILQACDVNTDGTEVFRLNDRLDQIRNGQSGVSVAYYNSQANALSGTMPLDGEAYSSSGLENIFYRSEFTATGCFTTSSFNIETVLPPVAAIPMTVELCDSGDGTATYNLANSDAEIQDGQSNTSVTYYETQANASSGNAAINKNFTFTGDITLFARLENTNTGCFDTTSIDLRFGELPVPQLVEEIVLCRDPQGDLVDGPAVLDTGLSNADFDFEWRFEGQIIPTENDATLITEQQGNYEVTAINSTTGCSVTDSTLVRLAGAPDTFAIDITSEPFALNQQVVVQADGPDDYWFQLDDGLYQDSNTFDNISPGVHIITIAERNGCGSVSTQIFVYGYPKFFTPNFDGFNDTWNVAAGDRLPILNIYIFDRFGKLLKELNPTGSGWDGTYQGELLPSSDYWFKLEYEYDGTTGTANGHFSLKR
- a CDS encoding OmpP1/FadL family transporter; the encoded protein is MKNYIIILSALLTGALFCEAQTVNDGLLYGQQDDLYGTARYRALSGAFGALGGDLTAMGQNPAGSAIFSNHYASFSLGYTKENNTGNYFGSGIDSDDSDFNFNQFGGVLVFKSTQDNLLSKFAVGLNYDTTRLYDDNTIFAGTSDTSVSQYFLNNANGFTLDNFTVMNGETISGLYQFLGEQVGFDAQQGFLGYESFVIDAVDNNDPNNVQYISNTGTGTFTQSNQIQSSGTQGKTSFNIAGQFADKWSIGLNLNGHFIDYSRFTSFREVNSNADAITTDVQLDNRLDVEGTGFSFQLGAIGNLTESLRIGATYESPTWYNIDETLTQEIFTTRIENGTFEPANVRPNVINIYPTYDLRSPGSLTGSIAYIFGTSGLISFDYSTKDYSQLEFEPNVDQNFDNNNAFINENLQRANTIRLGGEYRVDRLTLRGGYRMVESPYEDKSIADDLTGFSLGLGYNWGNTTLDLSYDYSERSYSQQLFETGLTNRGLISNETNNVILSLGFNF
- the proS gene encoding proline--tRNA ligase, which produces MSKNLTSRSEDYSKWYNELVVKADLAQNSAVRGCMVIKPYGYAIWEKMQAELDRMFKETGHQNAYFPLFVPKSLFEAEEKNAEGFAKECAVVTHYRLQNDPDNPGKLRVDPEAKLEEELVVRPTSEAIIWSTYKGWIQSYRDLPLLINQWANVVRWEMRTRLFLRTAEFLWQEGHTAHATKAEALTEAELMNDVYAEFVENFMAIPVIKGTKTESERFAGADETYCIEALMQDGKALQAGTSHFLGQNFAKAFDVKFANSEGTQEYVWATSWGVSTRLMGALIMTHSDDQGLVLPPNLAPNQVVIVPIYKGTEQLEELSETVQGIMKRLRVLGVTVKYDDRDTFRPGAKFAQHELQGVPLRIAIGARDLANGTVELARRDTLTKESVSLEGLENHIKELLEVIQQELFNKAHSYREDHITEVETFPEFKKILKNKGGFISAHWDGTAETEDRIKEYTKATIRCIPMDAKQEEGKCVLTGNPSTQRVLFAKAY
- the rpsT gene encoding 30S ribosomal protein S20: MANHKSALKRIRRNEAARVRNKYQHKTTRNAIKKLKETEDKSAAEKLFVEVTSMIDKLAKKNVIHWNKASNLKSKLAKHVASI